In Candidatus Delongbacteria bacterium, the following proteins share a genomic window:
- a CDS encoding alpha-L-fucosidase — protein MKIILALILLINILALAYNENYHEPKDDGVREKISEWQDYKFGLMMHWGPYSQWGVMESWTICSEDWIGRDLGRFENYSDYLEDYENLQRTFNPFDYNPEKWVNAAKNAGMKYVVFTTKHHDGFCMFDTKTTDYKITSKKTPFSIFPQADVTKSIFDAFRKENFWIGAYFSKPDWHCEDYWWSFYPKGSRHVNYDPKKHPEKWENYKKFTYTQIEELMTNYGDIDILWLDGAWVRPRNNTPDQFKDWAITKDYDQDIDMPKLAEMARSHQPNLIIVDRWVEGEYENYLTPENKVPDKALLVPWEACVPMAGGWSYNKRHEYKTTEELIKLLVNVVSKGGNLLLNIGPSPYGDWDPIAYERLDGIANWMKINSEGIYNSKVLEPYKENNICFTKGENGEKYLFYICSENEKVIPDRIKIISHCPDTNEELTLLGYDKPLEWNKNSNGECEIVIPENLKSNPPSEFVWTFKISKK, from the coding sequence ATGAAGATAATACTAGCACTTATCTTGCTAATCAATATTCTTGCTTTAGCGTATAATGAGAATTATCACGAACCTAAAGATGATGGTGTGAGAGAGAAAATTTCTGAATGGCAGGATTATAAATTTGGATTGATGATGCATTGGGGACCATATTCTCAATGGGGTGTAATGGAATCCTGGACAATATGCTCTGAAGATTGGATTGGTAGAGATCTTGGTAGATTCGAAAATTATTCGGATTATTTGGAGGATTATGAGAATCTTCAAAGAACATTTAATCCATTTGATTACAATCCTGAAAAATGGGTAAATGCCGCTAAAAATGCTGGAATGAAATATGTAGTTTTTACGACAAAACATCATGATGGCTTTTGTATGTTTGACACTAAAACAACGGATTATAAAATTACATCCAAGAAAACTCCTTTTTCGATTTTTCCCCAAGCCGATGTAACGAAGTCGATTTTTGATGCTTTTAGAAAAGAGAATTTCTGGATAGGTGCTTATTTTTCAAAACCTGACTGGCATTGTGAAGATTATTGGTGGTCATTTTATCCGAAAGGATCAAGACATGTGAATTATGATCCTAAAAAGCATCCTGAAAAGTGGGAAAATTACAAGAAATTTACCTATACTCAAATCGAAGAATTGATGACTAATTATGGAGATATCGACATTCTCTGGCTTGATGGGGCTTGGGTAAGACCTAGAAATAATACACCTGATCAATTTAAGGATTGGGCTATTACAAAAGATTATGATCAAGATATTGATATGCCAAAATTGGCTGAAATGGCAAGATCACATCAGCCTAATCTAATTATAGTTGATAGATGGGTGGAAGGTGAATATGAGAATTATTTGACTCCTGAAAATAAAGTACCGGATAAAGCTTTACTTGTACCATGGGAAGCTTGTGTTCCTATGGCTGGTGGCTGGTCGTATAACAAACGCCATGAGTATAAAACTACCGAGGAATTGATAAAATTATTGGTGAATGTAGTATCAAAAGGTGGAAATTTGTTACTTAACATTGGACCATCACCTTATGGCGACTGGGATCCTATCGCTTATGAAAGATTGGATGGTATCGCTAATTGGATGAAAATAAACAGCGAAGGTATCTATAATAGTAAAGTTTTAGAACCTTATAAAGAGAATAATATTTGCTTTACTAAAGGGGAAAATGGAGAAAAATATCTGTTTTATATTTGTAGTGAGAATGAAAAAGTGATACCTGATAGGATTAAAATAATCTCTCATTGTCCAGATACTAATGAAGAGCTAACTCTATTAGGCTATGATAAACCTTTAGAATGGAATAAAAATTCAAATGGTGAATGTGAGATTGTTATACCTGAAAATTTGAAGAGTAATCCTCCGAGCGAATTTGTTTGGACTTTTAAAATATCAAAAAAATAA
- a CDS encoding glycoside hydrolase family 3 C-terminal domain-containing protein, whose translation MTVEEKFWQLFMIPGDLSDGKENYKNGIFGFQVDAKGSSENEAEQILDYSEGSSAEDTAKLINKIQKYFVEETRLGIPIIPFDEVLHGLIRKGATVFPQAIGLAATWNIELMREVSQAIAKETKSRGIRQVLSPVLNIARDVRWGRTEETYGEDPYLTTCMAQAFVESFEENNIITTPKHFAANVGDGGRDSYPIHHNDRLFEEIYFPAFKACIEKSGSRSIMTAYNSVDGRQCTANDWLLNQKLKQDWNFEGFVITDAGAVGGADVLHNTASGFEDATVQSFTNGLDVIFQTAYQHYPLFITAFTKGLIDENRIDDAVSRVLKAKFELGLFENPYVDPAEAKVLNNCKEHRELSKRAALESIVLLKNENKILPVKRDVSSIAVIGSDAIEARLGGYSGPGNNPVSILHGIKSKIGNSCNIKYSKGCTRNLVDFTAIPEEYFFHDLDGIKQEGLIGEYFNNIKLDGNPEITRIDMNIDFRWTLFSPDPDKINFDYFSARWTGKIKSPETGCYKIGVDGDDGYRVYIDGELIIDNWRKQTYQTIVKDFYFEKDREYDVKVEFYESSGNVKFKLIWNIGVENNYSSEIDEAVKVSKECDYTIVCVGIEEGEFRDRALLNLPGNQEELILKIAELGKPVVVILIGGSAITMGSWINSVDGLLDVWYSGDEGGNAIADVFFGDYNPAGRLPITFPIHEGQLPLYYNHKPTGRGDDYDNLSGKPLFPFGFGLSYSSFLYEDMEFNKEELLEGEKLEISFNLTNIGEHDGDEVVQLYIKDVLASVARPVKELKGFKRVHLLKGKSKRISFILKYEEFSLLNEQMEKVVEPGDFRILIGASSSDIRLRKILRVK comes from the coding sequence ATGACTGTTGAAGAGAAGTTTTGGCAATTGTTTATGATTCCAGGAGATTTGTCTGATGGAAAAGAGAATTATAAAAATGGGATTTTTGGTTTTCAAGTTGATGCAAAAGGAAGTTCTGAAAATGAAGCTGAACAAATTTTAGATTATTCTGAAGGCTCATCTGCTGAAGACACTGCAAAATTGATAAATAAAATTCAGAAATATTTCGTTGAAGAAACCAGATTAGGAATCCCAATTATTCCATTTGATGAAGTACTTCATGGTTTGATAAGAAAAGGTGCAACGGTTTTTCCACAAGCTATTGGATTAGCTGCAACATGGAATATTGAACTAATGAGAGAAGTGTCTCAAGCAATCGCAAAAGAGACTAAAAGTCGGGGGATAAGGCAAGTATTATCACCAGTACTAAATATTGCCAGAGATGTACGTTGGGGTCGAACTGAAGAAACTTATGGTGAAGATCCTTACTTAACGACATGTATGGCTCAAGCCTTTGTTGAAAGCTTCGAGGAAAATAATATTATAACTACTCCAAAACATTTTGCGGCAAACGTAGGAGATGGTGGACGTGACAGTTATCCAATTCATCATAATGACAGACTTTTCGAAGAGATCTATTTTCCAGCTTTTAAGGCTTGTATTGAAAAATCTGGTTCCAGATCAATTATGACAGCATATAACTCTGTTGATGGAAGGCAATGTACAGCAAATGATTGGTTGTTAAACCAAAAACTAAAACAGGATTGGAATTTTGAAGGATTTGTAATTACTGATGCCGGAGCTGTTGGTGGTGCAGACGTTTTACACAATACTGCTTCTGGATTTGAAGACGCTACAGTTCAGTCATTTACAAATGGTTTGGATGTAATTTTTCAAACAGCCTATCAACATTACCCTCTTTTTATAACTGCCTTTACAAAAGGACTAATTGATGAAAATCGTATAGATGATGCTGTGTCCAGAGTTTTAAAAGCCAAATTTGAACTTGGATTATTTGAAAATCCTTATGTTGATCCTGCTGAAGCGAAAGTTCTAAATAACTGCAAAGAACATAGAGAATTATCAAAAAGAGCTGCTTTGGAATCAATTGTTCTTTTAAAAAATGAGAACAAAATTTTACCAGTTAAAAGAGATGTTTCATCTATTGCCGTTATTGGTTCTGATGCTATAGAAGCCAGACTTGGAGGTTATTCAGGACCTGGAAATAATCCGGTTAGTATTCTGCATGGAATTAAAAGCAAAATTGGAAATAGTTGCAATATTAAATATTCAAAAGGGTGTACTCGTAATTTAGTAGATTTTACTGCTATTCCAGAAGAGTATTTTTTCCACGATTTGGATGGTATCAAACAAGAAGGTTTAATCGGAGAGTATTTTAATAATATTAAATTAGATGGTAATCCTGAAATTACTAGAATTGATATGAATATTGATTTTCGTTGGACACTTTTTTCACCAGATCCTGATAAAATTAACTTTGACTACTTTTCAGCTCGCTGGACTGGAAAAATTAAATCTCCTGAAACAGGTTGTTACAAAATTGGAGTGGACGGCGATGATGGTTATAGAGTTTACATTGATGGTGAACTAATTATTGATAATTGGAGAAAACAGACATATCAGACAATAGTTAAAGATTTCTATTTTGAGAAAGATAGAGAGTATGATGTCAAGGTAGAATTTTACGAATCATCTGGAAATGTTAAGTTTAAACTAATATGGAATATTGGTGTTGAAAATAATTATTCAAGCGAGATTGACGAGGCTGTTAAAGTAAGTAAAGAATGTGATTATACTATAGTTTGTGTGGGAATTGAAGAGGGTGAATTTCGAGATAGAGCATTGCTAAATTTACCAGGAAATCAGGAAGAGCTAATTTTAAAAATTGCTGAACTTGGGAAACCTGTTGTCGTTATACTTATTGGTGGAAGTGCTATTACAATGGGAAGTTGGATAAATTCTGTCGATGGTCTTTTAGATGTTTGGTATTCCGGTGATGAAGGTGGGAATGCTATTGCTGACGTATTTTTTGGAGATTACAATCCTGCTGGAAGATTACCAATTACTTTTCCGATACATGAAGGGCAACTACCTTTGTACTATAATCACAAACCAACAGGCAGGGGTGACGACTATGATAATTTATCTGGAAAACCATTATTTCCTTTTGGCTTTGGGTTAAGTTATTCTTCATTTTTGTATGAGGATATGGAGTTTAATAAGGAAGAATTATTAGAAGGTGAAAAATTAGAGATTAGTTTCAATCTTACCAATATTGGTGAACATGATGGTGATGAAGTTGTTCAGCTTTATATAAAAGATGTTTTAGCTTCGGTTGCAAGGCCAGTGAAAGAATTGAAAGGTTTTAAGAGAGTTCATTTATTAAAAGGCAAGAGTAAAAGAATTTCATTTATTTTAAAATATGAAGAGTTTTCATTATTGAACGAACAAATGGAAAAGGTTGTTGAACCAGGTGATTTTCGTATATTGATAGGAGCTTCATCTAGTGATATAAGATTGAGGAAAATTTTGAGGGTGAAGTGA
- a CDS encoding ATP-binding protein → MKNLSIGTQELSEIKNRNSIYIDRTEIIFKLINSGKFYFLSRPRRFGKSLLVSTMNELFSGNKDLFEDTWIYDKWNFEDKHPVIKISLSGIGLEKMELDLALEKVVNQVAKEHKIVLTEKAYSLQFKELITILGKNKPVVILIDEYDKPIIDFIEDPEKAEKNRQILKNFYSVVKDLDKFIRLLFITGVSKFSKVSFFSELNNLTDITIDKNYSTITGYTEKEIISYYSDYLDILEKDFNTDRITLIKNMRLWYNGYSWDGLNFVYNPFSVMTLFQKRSFSNYWFNTGTPTFLTKLIREKNIDIKKFENSFEVKSGLFDSYDITNIDINVLLFQAGYLTIKEKIIDSEHFSESFALSYPNKEVKDSFYDYLIGEFTYIDKTDFFEITKDLQRKLESNDLEKFILGLKSIYSKIPSPIFLKENESYYHTVIYLILKLLKADIIEVEEYTNHGRIDAVLFTKSSIFIMEFKMSNVAEALKQIKDKKYYEPYLSDGREVYCVGVAFGKEERNIKDYKVLSVEEIQKI, encoded by the coding sequence ATGAAGAATCTAAGTATAGGAACGCAGGAATTATCTGAAATTAAAAATAGAAACAGTATTTATATTGATAGAACAGAAATAATTTTCAAATTGATCAATTCAGGTAAATTTTATTTTCTCTCCAGACCAAGAAGATTTGGAAAATCGTTACTAGTTAGTACTATGAATGAATTGTTTAGTGGAAATAAAGATTTATTTGAAGATACTTGGATTTACGATAAGTGGAATTTTGAAGATAAGCATCCCGTTATTAAGATAAGCTTATCCGGAATTGGTTTAGAAAAAATGGAACTTGATTTAGCCCTTGAAAAGGTAGTCAATCAAGTAGCTAAAGAACATAAAATAGTTTTGACAGAAAAAGCATATTCATTACAATTTAAAGAATTAATTACTATACTTGGTAAAAATAAGCCCGTTGTTATACTAATTGACGAATATGATAAGCCTATTATAGACTTTATTGAGGATCCTGAGAAGGCAGAAAAAAACAGACAAATTTTAAAGAATTTTTATTCCGTAGTCAAAGATCTAGATAAATTCATAAGGTTATTGTTTATAACTGGTGTTTCAAAATTTAGCAAGGTATCATTTTTTAGTGAGTTGAACAATTTAACAGACATCACTATTGATAAAAATTATTCGACTATAACTGGTTATACCGAAAAAGAGATTATTTCTTATTATTCAGATTATCTTGATATACTTGAAAAAGATTTTAACACTGACAGGATTACACTTATAAAGAATATGAGATTATGGTATAATGGGTATTCCTGGGATGGTTTAAATTTTGTTTACAATCCTTTTTCTGTTATGACACTATTTCAAAAAAGAAGTTTTAGTAACTATTGGTTTAATACAGGAACTCCAACTTTTTTAACAAAATTAATTCGTGAGAAAAATATCGATATAAAGAAGTTCGAGAATTCATTTGAGGTGAAAAGTGGATTGTTTGATTCTTATGATATTACAAATATTGACATTAATGTTCTTTTATTTCAGGCAGGTTATCTAACTATCAAGGAAAAAATTATTGATAGCGAACATTTTTCAGAAAGTTTTGCTTTATCCTATCCCAACAAAGAGGTGAAGGACTCTTTTTACGACTATTTAATTGGTGAGTTCACATACATTGATAAGACTGATTTTTTTGAAATTACAAAAGATTTGCAGAGAAAACTTGAAAGTAATGATTTGGAAAAGTTTATTCTGGGTTTGAAATCAATTTACTCTAAAATTCCGAGTCCGATTTTTTTAAAGGAAAATGAAAGCTATTATCATACTGTCATTTACTTGATTTTAAAACTATTGAAAGCTGATATAATAGAAGTTGAGGAGTATACGAATCACGGCAGAATTGATGCTGTTCTTTTTACGAAAAGCAGCATTTTTATAATGGAATTTAAAATGAGTAATGTAGCCGAAGCTTTGAAGCAGATAAAAGATAAAAAATATTATGAACCTTACCTGTCTGATGGTCGAGAAGTTTATTGCGTTGGTGTTGCTTTCGGTAAAGAAGAAAGAAATATTAAAGACTATAAAGTTTTAAGTGTAGAAGAGATACAAAAAATTTAG